From the genome of Chitinivibrio alkaliphilus ACht1, one region includes:
- a CDS encoding C25 family cysteine peptidase, translated as MKKPVAYLFCLFSLLAAYDIRHVDSHDTLVVEYTHHSHTLTDTLIGEEKFTIVHGPEKGRFLTKGAPFLPRTATVLALPNRATPQVISVDTIYRKIPLPAPVMPSRGNILRAQAQQSHPHPSSDTVGGDWFPRSLYDLDTPRTVQGQAEAVLRLHPYQYNHETQTLRVIDTLRVHITLDHSTAMRPLSSSPPSMAAHERSRQRRHINPLAAPPSSEEERDRMLVLAHPDHIPLLTEYVRWKNKRGLETIIHPYAEESPEEIREIFRTEYLTHGLTYAVIIGDWETIPSLMDTYYEPGEQPERVSEDPALGMFEEGSLYADIFVGRISVETEQELQTYLEKVLTYEKYPEEGADWYQSATGIGSREGRPADYRWIADSIHAPLAEYGFTTLDTIFELKNGTEDDLSTYINEGRSLINFMGHGDNRGFGFTSGFWYTAEHIDSLKNNHRLPWIIPLACNVGQFKGRTVVAEEWIRKEKGGAIAIVGSSPLMHWYPPQLAQVDMNRRIASGDDLSMGEIFYAGKATMLDHQGEAGKKTARTWIFFGDPSLPLFTAPPRAITPEYTPRFTQKDSRLTLSAPSGSRVTIYGEKNGILTTEIMKETETTLQFTPAIPEDSLFLTITGKNRLPYRGIIFPSDRSSLISTDENTSNSLSLTMADRHRLQGTVPQDGTYEIQLYTLRGERVLVQKQSLQAGAWELPLHEHSLAAQTYIVRLKGSGHHISRRIRIPSL; from the coding sequence CTCGCAGCCTATGATATTCGCCATGTTGATTCCCACGACACCCTGGTGGTAGAATATACTCACCACTCCCATACCCTTACGGATACCCTCATCGGTGAAGAAAAATTCACCATAGTGCATGGTCCTGAAAAAGGAAGATTTCTCACAAAGGGCGCGCCCTTTCTTCCACGTACCGCTACGGTTCTTGCCCTTCCCAACCGTGCCACGCCCCAGGTTATTTCCGTAGATACAATCTATCGAAAAATCCCCCTTCCTGCACCCGTCATGCCCTCCCGGGGTAATATACTCCGCGCACAGGCACAGCAAAGCCACCCCCATCCTTCTTCTGACACCGTTGGAGGAGACTGGTTTCCCCGCTCACTCTATGATCTTGATACACCCCGCACGGTGCAAGGACAAGCTGAAGCAGTCCTTCGATTACACCCCTATCAATACAACCATGAAACCCAGACCCTCAGGGTCATTGATACCCTTCGTGTGCATATTACTCTTGACCATAGTACGGCCATGCGTCCCCTTTCATCTTCCCCACCTTCCATGGCAGCCCATGAAAGAAGTCGCCAACGACGCCATATAAACCCTCTTGCCGCACCGCCCTCTTCCGAAGAAGAACGTGACCGAATGCTGGTTCTTGCCCACCCCGATCACATACCCCTGCTTACAGAGTATGTACGGTGGAAAAATAAACGCGGCCTTGAGACCATAATACACCCCTACGCTGAGGAGTCCCCTGAGGAGATTCGCGAAATTTTTCGCACGGAATACCTCACACACGGCCTCACCTACGCCGTCATTATCGGTGACTGGGAGACAATCCCCTCTCTTATGGACACCTACTATGAACCAGGAGAACAGCCGGAACGAGTTTCGGAAGATCCTGCTTTGGGCATGTTTGAAGAAGGTTCTCTCTATGCCGATATATTCGTAGGACGAATTTCTGTTGAAACAGAGCAGGAGTTACAAACCTATCTGGAAAAAGTACTCACCTATGAAAAGTATCCCGAAGAAGGAGCAGACTGGTATCAATCAGCCACCGGTATTGGAAGCAGAGAGGGACGCCCCGCAGATTATCGTTGGATCGCCGATTCAATTCACGCTCCCTTGGCTGAATATGGCTTTACCACCCTTGATACGATATTTGAACTCAAAAACGGTACGGAGGATGACCTTTCCACCTATATCAACGAAGGGCGAAGCCTCATAAATTTCATGGGACACGGAGACAACCGCGGCTTTGGATTTACAAGCGGATTTTGGTATACAGCTGAACATATAGACAGCTTAAAAAACAACCATCGTCTTCCTTGGATCATTCCTCTTGCCTGTAATGTGGGCCAATTTAAGGGCCGCACCGTTGTTGCAGAAGAATGGATTCGGAAAGAAAAAGGCGGCGCCATAGCCATTGTCGGCTCAAGCCCTCTTATGCACTGGTACCCCCCGCAACTAGCCCAGGTGGACATGAACCGCCGTATCGCCTCCGGTGATGATCTCTCCATGGGTGAAATATTTTACGCCGGCAAGGCAACCATGCTTGACCATCAAGGAGAAGCAGGCAAAAAAACAGCTCGTACCTGGATTTTCTTTGGCGATCCATCACTGCCCCTTTTCACTGCTCCACCACGGGCTATCACCCCTGAATACACTCCTCGTTTTACTCAAAAGGATTCACGGCTTACTCTCTCTGCACCATCCGGGAGCAGAGTAACTATCTATGGAGAAAAGAACGGTATTCTTACCACAGAGATCATGAAGGAAACCGAAACAACGCTCCAGTTTACCCCCGCCATACCGGAAGACTCTCTCTTCCTTACCATAACAGGGAAAAACCGGCTCCCCTACCGGGGAATCATCTTTCCCAGTGATCGATCTTCCCTAATTTCCACAGATGAAAACACATCCAATTCACTCAGCCTTACCATGGCAGACAGACACCGCCTGCAGGGAACAGTACCGCAAGACGGCACCTACGAAATACAACTCTATACCCTGCGGGGAGAACGCGTCCTCGTGCAGAAACAGTCGTTGCAAGCAGGAGCGTGGGAACTCCCCCTCCACGAACATTCCTTGGCCGCTCAGACCTACATCGTACGGTTGAAAGGATCAGGCCACCATATCAGCCGCCGTATCCGTATTCCCTCATTATGA